A single window of Sparus aurata chromosome 22, fSpaAur1.1, whole genome shotgun sequence DNA harbors:
- the slc35f6 gene encoding solute carrier family 35 member F6: MAWTKYQLFLAGLMLTTGSLNTLSAKWADMFSAKGCRDDPEHSFSHPFVQAVGMFLGELSCLAVFYILLCHDRHRPEPTMNPGPSFNPLLFFPPAMCDMTATSIMYVALNMTSASSFQMLRGAVIIFTGLLSVAFLGRRLAPSQWIGILTTILGLVIVGLADFFSGHHDDEHKLSDVITGDLLIIMAQVIVSVQMVLEEKFVYKHDVHPLRAVGTEGFFGFFVLSLLLIPMYFIGVGAFSNNPRHVLEDALDAFCQIGHKPLILLALLGNTVSIAFFNFAGISVTKEISATTRMVLDSLRTLVIWVVSLGLGWEQFHGLQVLGFLVLLVGTALYNGLHRPLLARLPCCAGMVSREEENDQGERERLLGDGRVQAGDES, encoded by the exons ATGGCTTGGACGAAATACCAGCTGTTCCTTGCGGGACTGATGCTCACGACCGGGTCTCTCAACACATTATCGGCAAA ATGGGCTGACATGTTCTCCGCGAAAGGTTGCAGAGATGATCCTGAACATTCATTCTCCCACCCGTTCGTCCAG GCAGTGGGGATGTTTCTGGGTGAGCTGAGCTGTCTCGCCGTCTTCTACATCTTACTTTGCCACGACAGACATAGGCCAGAGCCCACAATGAACCCTGGCCCGAGCTTCaaccctctcctcttcttcccacCTGCCATGTGTGACATGACAGCTACCTCCATCATGTATGTTG ctCTCAACATGACCAGTGCCTCCAGCTTCCAGATGCTGCGAGGGGCCGTCATCATCTTCACCGGTCTGCTCTCTGTAGCGTTCCTGGGCCGACGCCTTGCACCCAGTCAGTGGATCGGCATCCTTACAACCATCCTCGGCCTGGTGATCGTGGGCCTCGCCGACTTCTTCAGCGGGCACCATGACGACGAGCACAAACTCAGTGACGTCATCACGG GAGACCTTCTGATCATCATGGCTCAGGTCATTGTTTCAGTGCAGATGGTCCTGGAGGAAAAGTTTGTCTATAAACACGATGTCCATCCTCTTCGGGCCGTTGGTACTGAAG GTTTCTTTGGGTTCTTCGTCCTCTCGCTGCTTCTCATCCCAATGTATTTCATCGGTGTTGGCGCGTTCAGCAACAACCCTCGCCACGTCCTCGAGGACGCGCTGGACGCCTTCTGTCAGATTGGCCACAAGCCTCTCATCCTGTTGGCTCTGCTGGGCAACACCGTCAGCATCGCCTTCTTCAACTTCGCCGGGATCAGCGTCACAAAAGAGATCAGCGCCACCACCCGCATGGTGCTGGACAGCCTGCGCACACTGGTCATCTGGGTGGTGAGCCTGGGGCTGGGTTGGGAGCAGTTTCACGGCCTGCAGGTGCTCGGCTTCCTGGTCCTGCTGGTGGGCACGGCGCTCTACAATGGACTGcaccgccccctgctggccaggTTACCGTGCTGCGCAGGGATggtgagcagagaggaggagaacgaccagggagaaagagagagactgcTGGGAGACGGCAGGGTGCAGGCCGGCGACGAGAGCTAA